The genome window TGAACCTGATGGTGGACCCGGCGACCGCGCACAGCCCCGCCAACCGGCAGGCCCTGGATCTTTTGTTCAAGCAAGTGTTGTCATGGCGGGGATCGATCACCGGGGAGCATGGCGTCGGCCTGGCCAAAAAGCCGTGGTGGAACATCGCCACCACGCCGGAACTCAGAAAACTGCACCGCAGCATCAAGCAGGCTCTGGACCCCAAGGGCATTTTAAATCCCGGAAAATTCCTGGATTAGCTTTCAAAAAATGTTTTGAACCACGAAAAACACTAAAATCACGAACAAAGCACCAGGAACGTGAAACTAGGAACGATTTTCCCCCGGCGTTCTCCGCGATCTCTTTGTAAAAAATCCTCGTGCTTTGCTGTCTATGACTGTGCCTTTATTCTGAATCCTGAATTCAGACTTCAGAATTCCTCCCTTTCTCACTTCAAATGCTTGACCAGCACCTTGGAGTTCCGTCCGCTCTGCTCGTATCTGAGCCGCCGCTCGGGCGGGAGCATCTCGGGTGTCGCTTCGCTGAAATTGCCCTTTTGCTGAAAATAGTTGAACGCCCTCGTGGAAAGGGTAAACAACCGTTCGACGCCGGCTTCCCGGGCCTTGCTGTCGGCAAAGTGCATGAGCTTGCGGCCAATGCCCTGGTTTTCATGGCCGTTGGAAACAAACACACACGCCATTTCCGCCGCCTTGGGATCGTCCGGGAACCGGTGCAAGGCCACGCAGCCCACGATATTGCGGTCGATTTCAAACACATAAAAATCATTGATCCTTGACGCCACGTCGGTTTCATCGCGCGCGACTAGTTCTTCCGCCTGGACAGAACTGTTGATCATGCGAACCAGGGGGCGAATGTCCTTTTTGCGCGCGCGCCGGATGGCCTCGTACTCGTTGGCATAAATCATCGTGCCGATGCCTTCATTGGAAAACACCTCGCTCAAAAGCGCCTCTTCCTTGCGCCCATCGATGATGTGAACCCGGTTCACCCCGCTCCTGCACGCGGAAAGGCCGTGCTCCAGCTTGGAGTGAAGTTCAACCGGCAGGGTGCCCTTGTTCTTTTTGATGTAGTCATCGGCCTCTGCCACCGAGAACTGGGCTGATAGGCTGCCCGCGCCAACCACGCCGTTGCTCGTGGTCAGAAACATCAATTTGGCCGCGTTCAGGCTCTTGGCGACTTCCAAAGCCACGCCGTCCGAGTTAACCCGAAAGGTGCGCCCCTCGCCGTCAAATCCGAGCGGCGGGACAATCGGGACGATTCCCTGTTTGAGGAGACTCTGTAAATACGGCACGTCAATTCGCTCGACCCGCCCGGTCCAGCCCTGGTCGTTGCCGCCGAGTATCCCGCTGGGATGCGCGATAATGGCATTGGTCACGGCGGCGCGCTGGTCTGCATCGCTGAAGCTTTCCAGAATTTCATGCGTGATCTGGTTCGAGGCCAGGATCGACAGCTTCAAGGTGGGTTCATCGGTGATCCCCATGCCATCGACGTTGCTGGGCGTGAGCTTCAGCTTGCCGGCAAGCTCCCGGATCTGGTGGCTGGCGCCATGCACAACCACAATATCGATGTTCAACGAGCGCAGCACGCTGATGTCCAGCATGAGGTTGCGGAAGTTCAAGTCCGCTATCACTTCACTATCGATATTCAACACGAAGGTCTTGTCCCGAAACTTGGAAGTATAGGACAAAATCCCGCGCAACTCGGATGCTCGAATCAACTGTTTCACGAACCTCAAGTTCTAACAAAACCACCGGTCACGACAAGAGAATCTTACAGCAGTCCGCGCTCCCGGAAATCGCGGATGTTTTTTTCGCCGGAGGCATTGACCATGTCGAGCATGAACTTGAGCAGGCAGACCTCCCAGGCGTCGTCCACGCCCCTCAGTACAACCGAGAACGGGTTGCCTTTTGCTGCGACTTCCTCTTTCACACGAGCAGCCACGGTATCGATGGGTTCATGGGCCTCGTAGAAACGGACGTCGGATTTTTTGATGCTGAACCCGTATTTCAAAAAGGCGAAGCGCCCGGCGTTCCGGCTGACGGCCTCGGCCAGCTTGGAGGCTTCTTCGCCAAAACCCTCCAGCATCAACTTGGAGATGTTTCCCGGGGTGATGATTTGCGGGCGCTCGGCCTCGATGGAACCTTCCCTCACCCGCGAAAAATTCACCGTGTCCATCTCCTCGGTCACCAGGTAATATTGCAGCGTGGAAGTACCGAAACTCTCCAGCCGGTTCTGCGGAGGCAGGAGGATCTGGGTTTGCTCCATTGCGTAGTTAAAATCATCGATCGAGTGCATCACATGACCCATTCAAATAGGAACTGAAACATAGGTTAAAGTTCCGCGCCCGCAATCTCCAAATCTTCCACCGACCCCGGGGCCGGAAGCAACTGCGCCCGCAAAAGCCCGCTTTCCAGGCAGGGGCGGCGGCATTCCTCAACCCACGAGTCCTCGGACAGGCGCAGCACAACCTCCAAATATTCCGCAAGCGTATCAATCTGCTGCATTTGAACACGCCACTCTTCCTTTCGCGAAAAATGCGCGCTGTAACCCACGGCCACTTTCCGGAACAGATGGCAGGCGTCCTCCTCCCCGAAATATTTCACCATCAACGAAAAATGGTAATGCATGAACAGTACAATCTGGCGCAAGGGCGTCGGCTCGGGCTCAATGCCGGTTTCCAGGTACCGCCGGGTCTTGTGAAAGAAAAACGGGTCACTCAACGCCGCGCGCCCCACCATCACTCCGGAGCAGCCGATTTCGCGGATCATCCTGGCCGCATCCAGATGCGAATGAACATCACCATTGCCGATGATTGGAATTGTTTTTACGGATTGTACGACGCGCCGGATCCCCTCCAGATTCACCGTGCCCGCATATCCTTGCATCTTGGTCCGGCCATGAACGGCGATGGCAGCCACGCCCATGCGCTCCAACCTTGGAGCGATCCGGTGGGCGTTGATGCTGCCCTCATCCCAGCCCAGCCGCATTTTGACGGTCACAGGCAGCGAAACCGCTTCCACCACCGCCCCCACGAGATCTTCCGTCAGTTCCTCATCCTGCAACAACGCGGCGCCGGCGCCGTTTCGGGTGACCTTGTCGGATGGGCACCCCAGATTGATGTCGATCAGATCAACGCCCAGTTCCTCGAGAAATTGTGCGGCATCGCGAAGTTCCTTTTTGTGGGTGCCAAAAAGTTGCACACCCAAGGGGCGGTCATTGGAAGCCGCCGCGATCATCCGCATCGCTTTGGTGTTGAGTTCCAGAATCGACCGCGCATGCACCAGGTCCGTGGTCGCGATGGACAACCCGCCGAGACTCCGCACCGCAACGCGGAACGGCAGGTTGGTATAACCGGCCATCGGCGACAGCATCAGCGGTGAATCCAATCTGAGATTTTTGAATTTCAACATAACCTGCTTATTTCACACCCATCATGGAAAACATCCGGGTTAATTGTATCGTCATGTGGCGGCATGTCGATTCCCGGAATCCCCAGCCCGTCCCCGCCCGGAGGCACCCCTTGAGATTTGCCGGATGCGGCCCGGTGGAAATCCGAAGTTGCGATGGAAAGCGCGTGAAAAATTGTAGGGGTCGCTGAACCCCAATTCCGCGGCCACGTCCTTTATCGCGCGCTCCGATTGCTGCAGCAGTTCGGCGGCCCGGTTCAAACGCAGGTGTTGAAGATAACGATTGGGGCGTTCCCGTCCGAAACGCTGAAACAAGCGGCATAGATAGGCCAGATCCAGATGGCAGGCGTCAGCCACCTCGCGCAAACTGCGGACCTCGGTGTAATGTTCCTCGATAAATTGACGGCAACGCTGGTATGTGGCAAAAGCCCGGCCCACTGTTTTGCCGTACGGCAGGGCGTCGTCGCCGATTTTCATCATCAAATATTGCAGAGCCACTGTGCAAATCCGGACGCGCCGCGGATGGTCGCTGCGGCCATGCCGGATCAAGTCCTCGAACACCTGCTGGATTTGCTCCGGGTGCGCCACCCGAAGCACACGCCCGTGGCCCAGTTGGCATTCCTTCATCAATTCACGACGCGAACGACCGTCAAATAGGACGAAATATTTCACCAGCGGATTTTGCGCATCCGACTGCATCTGGTGCGGGATGTTGCGTCCATACACAAAGACAGTACCCGGTGTGAGATCGTAAATCCGGCCATTCAACCACAGGCGGCCCAAGCCACGGGCAACAAACTCGATCGTTGTGAACGGAAAGCCGCTGCGTTTGATGCTGTAATCGGGCTGACAATGTTCACAACCGCCGCTTACTGCCGCCAGCTCTCCCATTGAAGCCGGGTTCAAATCCAGGAAAAAACGTTTGGCTTCAGAGACCTGGGCGCTGAAATAACGCGGTTCGGGGGCCGCACGCCGGGCGCGCTGTCGAACCGGCCTGCGGGTGCGGGATGTCGGCATAAAAGCAACCATAACGCTGCCGGGATCTTTATAAAAAGTCAAAAGATGACATTAACGGGTCAAGCGCGGGCATTCAGAAAATTCCAAAAGCAAACTACCATGTCCGGCTTATAACCTGATTTAATAATACCGCATATGAAAAACCTCTGGATCGGTTCATTCCCAAAAATCGGCATCCGCCCGACAATTGACGGGCGGCGCAAGGGCGTCCGCGAATCGCTCGAAAACCAGGTCATGGCGATGGCGAAAAACGCCGCCAAATTTTTGTCCGCCCATTTGCATTATCCGGACGGCAAGCCCGTCCAATGCGTCATCGCCGATTCCTGCATCGGCGGAGTGGCCGAGGCCGCCGCTTGCGCGGAAAAGTTCCAGCGCGAGGGCGTCGGATTGTCGCTCACCGTCACGCCCTGCTGGTGTTACGGCAGCGAAACAATGGACATGGACCCTCTCATCCCCAAAGCGATCTGGGGTTTTAACGGCACGGAACGACCCGGCGCCGTTTACCTGGCAGCGGTGCTTGCAGGGCACAATCAAAAAGGCCTGCCCGCCTTCGGGATTTATGGACGCGATGTCCAGGACGGCGGCGATTCGGAAATCCCCGCCGATGTTCAGGAAAAACTTTTGAGGTTCGCTCGCGCCGGTCTTGCCGTTGCCATTATGCGCGGCAAAAGCTATTTGTCGCTCGGCGGCGTTTCCATGGGCATTGCCGGTTCGATTGTCGAACAATCCTTTTTTGAAGGCTACCTCGGAATGCGCGTCGAGTGTGTGGACATGAGCGAATTCACCCGCCGCATTGAGGAGAAAATCTACGACGAGCACGAATTCAAAAAGGCCCATGCCTGGACACGCGCAAATTGCAAGGAAGGCAGGGATTGGAATCCGCAAAAATTGCGGCGCAACGCCGCCGACAAGGACAGGGAATGGGAAACCGTTGTAAAAATGACAATGATCGCGCGCGACCTGATGGTCGGCAACCCGCGCCTTGCGGAACTCGGTTTTGGCGAGGAAGCGCTCGGGCATAACGCCATCGCCGCAGGCTTCCAAGGCCAGAGGCATTGGACGGACCATTATCCCAATGGCGATTTCATGGAGGCGATCCTCAACTCGTCGTTCGACTGGAACGGCACGCGCCCGCCGTTCATCATGGCCACCGAAAACGACTGTCTTAACGGGACATGCATGCTCCTCGGGTATTTGCTGACAAACACCCCGCAAATCTTCGCCGATGTGCGTACCTATTGGAGCCCCACATCCGTCAAGCGCGTCACCGGAACAAAACTGTCCGGCATGGCGGCCAACGGTCTCTTGCACCTCATCAACTCCGGTCCAGCCCCGCTCGACGGCAGCGGACAACAAAGCCGCAATGGCAAACCGGCACTCAAGCCGTTCTGGGAAATCAGCCAGGCCGAAGTCGAAAAATGCCTGAAGGCGACGAGCTGGCCACCGGCAGTTTATGAATATTTCCGCGGCGGCGGCTTTTCGTCATGCTTCCTTACGCGCGGCGGGATGCCGGTCACGATGTGCCGCATCAGCCTGGCCAAGGGCCTCGGACCGGCGCTGCAAATCGCCGAAGGCTGGTCGGTGGATCTGCCGCCGAAGGTGCATCGGAAGCTTGATGAACGCACCAATCCCTCCTGGCCGACCACCTGGTTCGCTCCGAACCTGACAGGCCAGGGCGCCTTCCGCGATGTCTATACGGTGATGAACAACTGGAGCGCCAACCACGGCTCGATCAGCTATGGCCATGTCGGCGCGGATTTGATTTCGCTCGCCTCGATGCTGCGGATTCCCGTTGCCATGCATAATGTGGCGGAGGAAAAAATCTTCCGGCCAAGTACGTGGACTTTATTCGGCGCGATGGGACTGCAGGACTCCGATTACAGGGCTTGCGCCAACTTTGGGCCCTTGTATCAATAGTGCCTTGCCAGTCCGGATAATTACTGCTGTGAATTGCCTCCTAAAGCCGCAAAATGTATCGAAGCCGCATGAATGACCATTCCCAAAAGCTGGCTGCCTTGCTCAAACTCTCACACGAGCTCGGCAATCCCCAACATCCCCTCGCCATCCTCGGCGAAGGCAACACCTCAGTCCGGCTGGATGCCAAATCCTTCCTGGTAAAAGCCAGCGGCAGCAATCTGGGCCGGTTAAAAAAAACCGATGTCGTACAGTGCAAAACCGGCCCCCTGCTTGCGCTGCTCGACAGCAGCGGGCTTTCCGACGCCGAGGTGGACGGTTCGCTGATGAACTCCCGCGCGGACTCCAAGGCAAAAAAACCCTCGGTGGAGGCCCTGTTTCACGCATGGCTATTGACACTGCCCGGCATTGAATTTGTCGGCCACACGCACGCGCCCGCAGTCAACGGAATCCTCTGCTCGCCGCGCGCAAAGGAATTTGCGGAAAAGCGGATCTATCCGGATGAAATCGTCTGCTGCGACGTGGAATCGGTCTTTGTGCCTTACACCGATCCCGGTTTGATTCTGGCGCAGGCAATTCGTCAGGAAACCTCCTACTTTATCCAAAAATATCAACGCCCGCCCCGTGTCATTCTGCTGCAAAACCATGGCATCATCACACTGGGCAGGACACCGGAATCGGTTTTGGCCTCGATGTGCATGGCGGAAAAAACCGCAGCCATCTGGCTGGACGCGGCGGCGCTCGGCGGACCGGTATTCTTATCAGCGGAACAAGTGGCGCGCATTTCGGGGCGGCCCGACGAGGCCCTGCGACGCAAGGCCTTGAAAATATGACAACAAGGGCAACCTTGAAGCAAATCAATCCTTGATCCACAGCGGCAATACGATTCAATATCCCAGCCTGATTTTGAAACCGGCCTGACAAATCCTTGCACCATGGCACAACACGTTTATTTGGGAATTGATTTGGGCGCTGAAAGCGGACGCGTCTGCGCGGGCATATGGAATGGAAAAACCATCCGGCTGGTGGAAATTCACCGCTTCCCAAACGGCGCCGTGCCGCTTGGCGGCAGCATCCGCTGGGATATCCTGCGCCTATGGTCGGAAATTCAAAACGGCCTGGCGCTCGCCGGGAAAAAATTCGGCAAACAGATTGTCTCCGTGGGCGCCGACACCTGGGGCGTTGATTTTGTGCTGCTGAACAAACAGGAGGAAATCCTGGGCCAACCCTACCATTATCGCGACGCACGGACCCTCGGCGCTTTGGAACGGACATTTCAAAAAGTACCCCGCTCCGAAATCTTCGCGCAAACCGGTTTGCAGTTCATGGAAATCAACTCGCTTTACCAATTGCTCGCATGGAAGGAGCATTCGCCGGAAATTCTCGATGCGGCGGAAACATTGCTGTTCATGCCGGACTTTTTCCACTGGGCGCTCTGCGGCGCGAAAAAGGCCGAGTTTACAATCGCCTCGACGTCGCAATTTGTACATCCCCTCCACCGGAATTGGTCCCTGCCTCTGCTCAAACAGCTCGGCCTGCCCACTCACTTTCTGCCGGAAATTGTCCCGCCCGGCACCGTGCTCGGAACCATACGAGAATCGCTTGCCGGACGCACCGGACTGGCGGGCGTAAAAGTTGTCGCTCCACCCTCACATGACACCGCCTCAGCCGTGGCAGGCATACCGACGGCAAACACCGGCCGGATGGATTGGGCTTACATCAGCTCCGGCACCTGGTCGCTGATGGGCGTCGAAACGGCAAATGCCGTGCTGTCGCAGCGTGCGCTGGATCTAAACATGACCAACGAAGGCGGGGCGGACAACACCTATCGTCTGTTGAAAAACATCATGGGCCTGTGGCTGCTGCAGCAGTGCAAACGCTCCTTTGACGCCACCGGCAGAAAAATCGATTATACCCAGCTCGCGCAAATGGCATCGAGGGCCACGCCGTTCCGTTCCATTGTCAATCCGAACGATACGCGTTTTATCAACCCGCCCAACATGCCCAAAGCCATCCAGGAATTCTGCCGCGAAACCAACCAGCCGGTTCCGAAGACCAAAGGCGAACTGGCGTGCTGCGCGTATGAAAGCCTGGCGCTCAAATATCGCGAAACGCTTCATTCGCTCGAGGAATTGACCGGGGCGCAAATCGAAGTCATCCACATCGTGGGTGGCGGCTCGCAAAGCAAATACCTGAACCAATCCACCGCGGATGCCTGCCGCCGCCCGGTGCTTGCAGGTCCGGTTGAAGCCACTGTCATGGGCAACCTCCTCACGCAAATGCGCGCAGATGGCGAAGTCGGATCGCTGTCCGAAATGCGCGAGGTCAGCCGCAAATCCAGCGTTGTGCAACACTTTAAGCCGCGCAAGAATGCGGCCTGGGATGACGCAGCGGAACGTTTTGCGGCATTTCCAAAGCATCTTTGAAGTCCATGACCGTAACCTTGTTCATACCCTGTTTTGTCGATGCGCTGTTCCCGCAGGCAGGCATCAGCATGGTTCAAATCCTCGAACGGCTCGGGCACAAAATTGTCTGCCCTGAAGCCATTGCCTGTTGCGGCCAGCCTGCGTTCAATTCCGGATATTGGGACGAGTCGCGCGTTGTGGCCGTGAAAGTCCTCGAACAGTTGAGGGACGCAGAAACCGTCGTCATCGGTTCCGGCTCCTGCGGCGCCATGCTCAAAAATTTTTATCCGGGGCTTTTTGCGGATACACCTCATGAGAAACTGGCAAAGGCCGTCTCCGAACGCACATGGGAATTTTCCGAGTTCCTCGTGGATAAACTCGGCGTGACGGACCTCGGCGCCAGATTTCCGCACAAGGTCACGTTTCACGACGGCTGCCACGGCCTCCGCGA of Candidatus Methylacidiphilales bacterium contains these proteins:
- a CDS encoding (Fe-S)-binding protein, which encodes MTVTLFIPCFVDALFPQAGISMVQILERLGHKIVCPEAIACCGQPAFNSGYWDESRVVAVKVLEQLRDAETVVIGSGSCGAMLKNFYPGLFADTPHEKLAKAVSERTWEFSEFLVDKLGVTDLGARFPHKVTFHDGCHGLRELHIKKPPRALLSHVQGLELLEMTEAETCCGFGGTFAAKFPMISAAMGEVKCASAIETGAEYIVSNDSSCLMQIQGLLSRQGNALKTIHLAEVLNQE
- a CDS encoding L-fucose isomerase; the protein is MKNLWIGSFPKIGIRPTIDGRRKGVRESLENQVMAMAKNAAKFLSAHLHYPDGKPVQCVIADSCIGGVAEAAACAEKFQREGVGLSLTVTPCWCYGSETMDMDPLIPKAIWGFNGTERPGAVYLAAVLAGHNQKGLPAFGIYGRDVQDGGDSEIPADVQEKLLRFARAGLAVAIMRGKSYLSLGGVSMGIAGSIVEQSFFEGYLGMRVECVDMSEFTRRIEEKIYDEHEFKKAHAWTRANCKEGRDWNPQKLRRNAADKDREWETVVKMTMIARDLMVGNPRLAELGFGEEALGHNAIAAGFQGQRHWTDHYPNGDFMEAILNSSFDWNGTRPPFIMATENDCLNGTCMLLGYLLTNTPQIFADVRTYWSPTSVKRVTGTKLSGMAANGLLHLINSGPAPLDGSGQQSRNGKPALKPFWEISQAEVEKCLKATSWPPAVYEYFRGGGFSSCFLTRGGMPVTMCRISLAKGLGPALQIAEGWSVDLPPKVHRKLDERTNPSWPTTWFAPNLTGQGAFRDVYTVMNNWSANHGSISYGHVGADLISLASMLRIPVAMHNVAEEKIFRPSTWTLFGAMGLQDSDYRACANFGPLYQ
- a CDS encoding rhamnulokinase, with protein sequence MAQHVYLGIDLGAESGRVCAGIWNGKTIRLVEIHRFPNGAVPLGGSIRWDILRLWSEIQNGLALAGKKFGKQIVSVGADTWGVDFVLLNKQEEILGQPYHYRDARTLGALERTFQKVPRSEIFAQTGLQFMEINSLYQLLAWKEHSPEILDAAETLLFMPDFFHWALCGAKKAEFTIASTSQFVHPLHRNWSLPLLKQLGLPTHFLPEIVPPGTVLGTIRESLAGRTGLAGVKVVAPPSHDTASAVAGIPTANTGRMDWAYISSGTWSLMGVETANAVLSQRALDLNMTNEGGADNTYRLLKNIMGLWLLQQCKRSFDATGRKIDYTQLAQMASRATPFRSIVNPNDTRFINPPNMPKAIQEFCRETNQPVPKTKGELACCAYESLALKYRETLHSLEELTGAQIEVIHIVGGGSQSKYLNQSTADACRRPVLAGPVEATVMGNLLTQMRADGEVGSLSEMREVSRKSSVVQHFKPRKNAAWDDAAERFAAFPKHL
- a CDS encoding class II aldolase/adducin family protein, whose translation is MNDHSQKLAALLKLSHELGNPQHPLAILGEGNTSVRLDAKSFLVKASGSNLGRLKKTDVVQCKTGPLLALLDSSGLSDAEVDGSLMNSRADSKAKKPSVEALFHAWLLTLPGIEFVGHTHAPAVNGILCSPRAKEFAEKRIYPDEIVCCDVESVFVPYTDPGLILAQAIRQETSYFIQKYQRPPRVILLQNHGIITLGRTPESVLASMCMAEKTAAIWLDAAALGGPVFLSAEQVARISGRPDEALRRKALKI
- the dusB gene encoding tRNA dihydrouridine synthase DusB, producing the protein MLKFKNLRLDSPLMLSPMAGYTNLPFRVAVRSLGGLSIATTDLVHARSILELNTKAMRMIAAASNDRPLGVQLFGTHKKELRDAAQFLEELGVDLIDINLGCPSDKVTRNGAGAALLQDEELTEDLVGAVVEAVSLPVTVKMRLGWDEGSINAHRIAPRLERMGVAAIAVHGRTKMQGYAGTVNLEGIRRVVQSVKTIPIIGNGDVHSHLDAARMIREIGCSGVMVGRAALSDPFFFHKTRRYLETGIEPEPTPLRQIVLFMHYHFSLMVKYFGEEDACHLFRKVAVGYSAHFSRKEEWRVQMQQIDTLAEYLEVVLRLSEDSWVEECRRPCLESGLLRAQLLPAPGSVEDLEIAGAEL
- the argA gene encoding amino-acid N-acetyltransferase, producing MKQLIRASELRGILSYTSKFRDKTFVLNIDSEVIADLNFRNLMLDISVLRSLNIDIVVVHGASHQIRELAGKLKLTPSNVDGMGITDEPTLKLSILASNQITHEILESFSDADQRAAVTNAIIAHPSGILGGNDQGWTGRVERIDVPYLQSLLKQGIVPIVPPLGFDGEGRTFRVNSDGVALEVAKSLNAAKLMFLTTSNGVVGAGSLSAQFSVAEADDYIKKNKGTLPVELHSKLEHGLSACRSGVNRVHIIDGRKEEALLSEVFSNEGIGTMIYANEYEAIRRARKKDIRPLVRMINSSVQAEELVARDETDVASRINDFYVFEIDRNIVGCVALHRFPDDPKAAEMACVFVSNGHENQGIGRKLMHFADSKAREAGVERLFTLSTRAFNYFQQKGNFSEATPEMLPPERRLRYEQSGRNSKVLVKHLK
- a CDS encoding AraC family transcriptional regulator, which encodes MPTSRTRRPVRQRARRAAPEPRYFSAQVSEAKRFFLDLNPASMGELAAVSGGCEHCQPDYSIKRSGFPFTTIEFVARGLGRLWLNGRIYDLTPGTVFVYGRNIPHQMQSDAQNPLVKYFVLFDGRSRRELMKECQLGHGRVLRVAHPEQIQQVFEDLIRHGRSDHPRRVRICTVALQYLMMKIGDDALPYGKTVGRAFATYQRCRQFIEEHYTEVRSLREVADACHLDLAYLCRLFQRFGRERPNRYLQHLRLNRAAELLQQSERAIKDVAAELGFSDPYNFSRAFHRNFGFPPGRIRQISRGASGRGRAGDSGNRHAAT